From the genome of Salvelinus alpinus chromosome 19, SLU_Salpinus.1, whole genome shotgun sequence, one region includes:
- the LOC139545020 gene encoding V-set and immunoglobulin domain-containing protein 10-like isoform X2 yields MNAFAVAIFLQVMHQTVAANGRSDETAVAGTLGENIILPCWNTATNVTPSFTRWMKNGQFTIERNHSIIIPISSSEGHLTILYNQSLYINGVNLSDEGTYLCDSLPHENKTQTSLTLQIVSGPDNSIIDIQPATPLSNGTLFVVRGSTVSFNCSSLSYPSQSLSWGFQGVASSNDSLAVGSGSWLDFRIEDVQPTAQGNYSCRAQNSISQKAAGWSTELLVYYSPERHPECVWNAGKDPSHVQFSCSWFGGYPSPTLFWGEKHQNSGCHGKQVAGQLMESEETDNLVVNLNRSLLFDGQMLKCNGHHPTISPGEEKFCSFTLKSPYPEGEPLVTAVEGTNVTLICTESSSLPPALTSWQRTAQQEDVVSSPKYVLSEQGPTFTLTIVNITKQDEGFYFCRSENPLMVRELEIYLTVKATSQYTGAIIGIFIAILIVGSGIVIAKTIYSNRDRICLGNGFEQMEERDVLSLVEADEEEVFHEAIPRLPPLPLTNGHNTTLVEIHTIPSIDHEDAEILEHPLQLEDRDIDELVTF; encoded by the exons ATGAATGCCTTCGCAGTTGCAATTTTTCTTCAGGTCATGCATCAGACCG TTGCAGCAAATGGGCGCTCAGATGAAACTGCTGTAGCTGGAACACTGGGAGAGAATATTATACTTCCGTGTTGGAACACTGCGACCAATGTGACCCCCTCATTCACGCGATGGATGAAGAATGGACAGTTTACCATTGAACGCAATCATTCCATTATAATTCCAATATCCTCAAGTGAAGGGCACCTGACCATACTGTACAATCAAAGCTTGTACATCAACGGAGTAAATCTATCAGATGAGGGGACATATCTCTGTGATTCTTTACCCCATGAGAACAAAACTCAAACAAGTCTCACATTGCAAATAGTCA GTGGTCCTGACAATAGCATCATAGACATCCAGCCAGCCACGCCTCTTTCCAACGGAACTCTCTTTGTTGTCAGGGGTTCCACGGTGTCATTCAACTGCTCCAGCTTGTCCTACCCCTCCCAGAGCCTGTCCTGGGGGTTTCAGGGTGTGGCGTCCAGTAACGACTCTCTGGCGGTGGGCAGTGGGTCATGGCTGGACTTCAGGATAGAGGATGTTCAGCCCACAGCTCAGGGGAACTACAGCTGCAGAGCCCAGAACTCAATCTCCCAGAAGGCTGCTGGCTGGAGCACAGAGCTGCTTGTATACT ATTCCCCAGAGAGGCACCCAGAGTGCGTGTGGAATGCAGGGAAGGATCCGTCCCATGTCCAGTTCAGCTGTAGCTGGTTTGGAGGCTACCCCTCTCCCACGTTATTCTGGGGGGAGAAGCATCAGAACTCAGGGTGCCATGGGAAGCAG GTGGCTGGACAACTGATGGAGTCGGAGGAGACCGATAATCTGGTGGTGAATCTGAACAGGTCGTTGTTGTTCGATGGGCAGATGCTGAAGTGTAATGGGCATCACCCTACGATCAGTCCAGGAGAGGAGAAGTTCTGCTCCTTCACCCTGA AGTCCCCCTATCCTGAAGGGGAACCACTAGTCACAGCGGTAGAAGGAACCAACGTGACATTAATATGTACAGagtccagctccctgcctccAGCCCTCACCAGCTGGCAGAGGACAGCCCAGCAGGAGGACGTGGTCTCCAGCCCTAAGTACGTCCTGTCAGAGCAGGGCCCCACCTTCACCCTCACTATAGTCAACATCACCAAGCAGGACGAGGGCTTCTACTTCTGCAGGAGCGAGAACCCACTGATGGTCCGCGAGTTGGAGATCTATTTAACAGTTAAAG CCACCTCTCAATACACTGGAGCAATCATAGGGATATTCATAGCTATTTTGATAGTTGGATCTGGGATTGTTATTGCTAAAACAATATACTCCAACCGTGACCGAATATGCCTGG GTAATGGATTTGAGcaaatggaggagagagatgtgTTGAGCCTGGTAGAGGCAGACGAAGAGGAGGTGTTTCATGAAGCTATACCCAGACTGCCACCTCTGCCTCTGACCAACGGACACAACACTACACTTGTAGAGATACACACAATACCATCCA TTGACCATGAAGATGCAGAAATTCTTGAACATCCATTACAGCTGGAAGATAGAGATATAGATGAACTTGTCACATTTTAG
- the LOC139545020 gene encoding V-set and immunoglobulin domain-containing protein 10-like isoform X3 → MKNGQFTIERNHSIIIPISSSEGHLTILYNQSLYINGVNLSDEGTYLCDSLPHENKTQTSLTLQIVSGPDNSIIDIQPATPLSNGTLFVVRGSTVSFNCSSLSYPSQSLSWGFQGVASSNDSLAVGSGSWLDFRIEDVQPTAQGNYSCRAQNSISQKAAGWSTELLVYYSPERHPECVWNAGKDPSHVQFSCSWFGGYPSPTLFWGEKHQNSGCHGKQVFVLVAGQLMESEETDNLVVNLNRSLLFDGQMLKCNGHHPTISPGEEKFCSFTLKSPYPEGEPLVTAVEGTNVTLICTESSSLPPALTSWQRTAQQEDVVSSPKYVLSEQGPTFTLTIVNITKQDEGFYFCRSENPLMVRELEIYLTVKATSQYTGAIIGIFIAILIVGSGIVIAKTIYSNRDRICLGNGFEQMEERDVLSLVEADEEEVFHEAIPRLPPLPLTNGHNTTLVEIHTIPSIDHEDAEILEHPLQLEDRDIDELVTF, encoded by the exons ATGAAGAATGGACAGTTTACCATTGAACGCAATCATTCCATTATAATTCCAATATCCTCAAGTGAAGGGCACCTGACCATACTGTACAATCAAAGCTTGTACATCAACGGAGTAAATCTATCAGATGAGGGGACATATCTCTGTGATTCTTTACCCCATGAGAACAAAACTCAAACAAGTCTCACATTGCAAATAGTCA GTGGTCCTGACAATAGCATCATAGACATCCAGCCAGCCACGCCTCTTTCCAACGGAACTCTCTTTGTTGTCAGGGGTTCCACGGTGTCATTCAACTGCTCCAGCTTGTCCTACCCCTCCCAGAGCCTGTCCTGGGGGTTTCAGGGTGTGGCGTCCAGTAACGACTCTCTGGCGGTGGGCAGTGGGTCATGGCTGGACTTCAGGATAGAGGATGTTCAGCCCACAGCTCAGGGGAACTACAGCTGCAGAGCCCAGAACTCAATCTCCCAGAAGGCTGCTGGCTGGAGCACAGAGCTGCTTGTATACT ATTCCCCAGAGAGGCACCCAGAGTGCGTGTGGAATGCAGGGAAGGATCCGTCCCATGTCCAGTTCAGCTGTAGCTGGTTTGGAGGCTACCCCTCTCCCACGTTATTCTGGGGGGAGAAGCATCAGAACTCAGGGTGCCATGGGAAGCAGGTGTTTGTTTTG GTGGCTGGACAACTGATGGAGTCGGAGGAGACCGATAATCTGGTGGTGAATCTGAACAGGTCGTTGTTGTTCGATGGGCAGATGCTGAAGTGTAATGGGCATCACCCTACGATCAGTCCAGGAGAGGAGAAGTTCTGCTCCTTCACCCTGA AGTCCCCCTATCCTGAAGGGGAACCACTAGTCACAGCGGTAGAAGGAACCAACGTGACATTAATATGTACAGagtccagctccctgcctccAGCCCTCACCAGCTGGCAGAGGACAGCCCAGCAGGAGGACGTGGTCTCCAGCCCTAAGTACGTCCTGTCAGAGCAGGGCCCCACCTTCACCCTCACTATAGTCAACATCACCAAGCAGGACGAGGGCTTCTACTTCTGCAGGAGCGAGAACCCACTGATGGTCCGCGAGTTGGAGATCTATTTAACAGTTAAAG CCACCTCTCAATACACTGGAGCAATCATAGGGATATTCATAGCTATTTTGATAGTTGGATCTGGGATTGTTATTGCTAAAACAATATACTCCAACCGTGACCGAATATGCCTGG GTAATGGATTTGAGcaaatggaggagagagatgtgTTGAGCCTGGTAGAGGCAGACGAAGAGGAGGTGTTTCATGAAGCTATACCCAGACTGCCACCTCTGCCTCTGACCAACGGACACAACACTACACTTGTAGAGATACACACAATACCATCCA TTGACCATGAAGATGCAGAAATTCTTGAACATCCATTACAGCTGGAAGATAGAGATATAGATGAACTTGTCACATTTTAG
- the LOC139545020 gene encoding V-set and immunoglobulin domain-containing protein 10-like isoform X1, which translates to MNAFAVAIFLQVMHQTVAANGRSDETAVAGTLGENIILPCWNTATNVTPSFTRWMKNGQFTIERNHSIIIPISSSEGHLTILYNQSLYINGVNLSDEGTYLCDSLPHENKTQTSLTLQIVSGPDNSIIDIQPATPLSNGTLFVVRGSTVSFNCSSLSYPSQSLSWGFQGVASSNDSLAVGSGSWLDFRIEDVQPTAQGNYSCRAQNSISQKAAGWSTELLVYYSPERHPECVWNAGKDPSHVQFSCSWFGGYPSPTLFWGEKHQNSGCHGKQVFVLVAGQLMESEETDNLVVNLNRSLLFDGQMLKCNGHHPTISPGEEKFCSFTLKSPYPEGEPLVTAVEGTNVTLICTESSSLPPALTSWQRTAQQEDVVSSPKYVLSEQGPTFTLTIVNITKQDEGFYFCRSENPLMVRELEIYLTVKATSQYTGAIIGIFIAILIVGSGIVIAKTIYSNRDRICLGNGFEQMEERDVLSLVEADEEEVFHEAIPRLPPLPLTNGHNTTLVEIHTIPSIDHEDAEILEHPLQLEDRDIDELVTF; encoded by the exons ATGAATGCCTTCGCAGTTGCAATTTTTCTTCAGGTCATGCATCAGACCG TTGCAGCAAATGGGCGCTCAGATGAAACTGCTGTAGCTGGAACACTGGGAGAGAATATTATACTTCCGTGTTGGAACACTGCGACCAATGTGACCCCCTCATTCACGCGATGGATGAAGAATGGACAGTTTACCATTGAACGCAATCATTCCATTATAATTCCAATATCCTCAAGTGAAGGGCACCTGACCATACTGTACAATCAAAGCTTGTACATCAACGGAGTAAATCTATCAGATGAGGGGACATATCTCTGTGATTCTTTACCCCATGAGAACAAAACTCAAACAAGTCTCACATTGCAAATAGTCA GTGGTCCTGACAATAGCATCATAGACATCCAGCCAGCCACGCCTCTTTCCAACGGAACTCTCTTTGTTGTCAGGGGTTCCACGGTGTCATTCAACTGCTCCAGCTTGTCCTACCCCTCCCAGAGCCTGTCCTGGGGGTTTCAGGGTGTGGCGTCCAGTAACGACTCTCTGGCGGTGGGCAGTGGGTCATGGCTGGACTTCAGGATAGAGGATGTTCAGCCCACAGCTCAGGGGAACTACAGCTGCAGAGCCCAGAACTCAATCTCCCAGAAGGCTGCTGGCTGGAGCACAGAGCTGCTTGTATACT ATTCCCCAGAGAGGCACCCAGAGTGCGTGTGGAATGCAGGGAAGGATCCGTCCCATGTCCAGTTCAGCTGTAGCTGGTTTGGAGGCTACCCCTCTCCCACGTTATTCTGGGGGGAGAAGCATCAGAACTCAGGGTGCCATGGGAAGCAGGTGTTTGTTTTG GTGGCTGGACAACTGATGGAGTCGGAGGAGACCGATAATCTGGTGGTGAATCTGAACAGGTCGTTGTTGTTCGATGGGCAGATGCTGAAGTGTAATGGGCATCACCCTACGATCAGTCCAGGAGAGGAGAAGTTCTGCTCCTTCACCCTGA AGTCCCCCTATCCTGAAGGGGAACCACTAGTCACAGCGGTAGAAGGAACCAACGTGACATTAATATGTACAGagtccagctccctgcctccAGCCCTCACCAGCTGGCAGAGGACAGCCCAGCAGGAGGACGTGGTCTCCAGCCCTAAGTACGTCCTGTCAGAGCAGGGCCCCACCTTCACCCTCACTATAGTCAACATCACCAAGCAGGACGAGGGCTTCTACTTCTGCAGGAGCGAGAACCCACTGATGGTCCGCGAGTTGGAGATCTATTTAACAGTTAAAG CCACCTCTCAATACACTGGAGCAATCATAGGGATATTCATAGCTATTTTGATAGTTGGATCTGGGATTGTTATTGCTAAAACAATATACTCCAACCGTGACCGAATATGCCTGG GTAATGGATTTGAGcaaatggaggagagagatgtgTTGAGCCTGGTAGAGGCAGACGAAGAGGAGGTGTTTCATGAAGCTATACCCAGACTGCCACCTCTGCCTCTGACCAACGGACACAACACTACACTTGTAGAGATACACACAATACCATCCA TTGACCATGAAGATGCAGAAATTCTTGAACATCCATTACAGCTGGAAGATAGAGATATAGATGAACTTGTCACATTTTAG
- the pebp1 gene encoding phosphatidylethanolamine-binding protein 1: MPVDLSQWTGNLALTEVDEKPAQTLHVKYGSLEIDELGKVLTPTQVQSSPTSIEWEGCDSTKLYTLAMTDPDAPSRKDPKFGEWHHFLVVNMKGNDVSSGCVMSDYVGSGPPKGTGLHRYVWLVYEQSGNLSCTEPVLTNCCGDNRGKFKIQAFRQKYGLGVPVAGTCYQAEWDNYVPKLYEQLAGK, translated from the exons ATGCCGGTAGATTTAAGCCAGTGGACAGGGAATCTTGCACTAACAGAGGTGGATGAGAAGCCTGCACAGACCCTCCATGTCAAGTATGGCTCTCTTGAAATCGACGAGTTGGGCAAAGTGCTCACGCCAACACAG GTGCAGAGCAGTCCCACCTCTATAGAGTGGGAGGGGTGTGACTCCACTAAGCTGTACACCCTGGCCATGACCGACCCCGACGCACCCAGCAGGAAAGACCCCAAATTCGG GGAGTGGCATCATTTTCTGGTGGTGAACATGAAGGGAAACGATGTATCCAGTGGATGTGTTATGTCCGACTACGTTGGGTCCGGCCCTCCAAAAGGCACCG GTCTCCACAGGTATGTGTGGCTGGTCTATGAGCAGTCAGGAAACCTCTCCTGTACGGAGCCCGTCCTCACCAACTGCTGTGGAGACAACCGCGGCAAGTTCAAGATCCAAGCCTTCCGCCAGAAATACGGACTGGGAGTTCCCGTGGCTGGAACCTGCTATCAGGCAGAATGGGATAATTATGTCCCTAAACTCTATGAGCAACTGGCTGGAAAATAA